One Corynebacterium yudongzhengii DNA window includes the following coding sequences:
- the xerD gene encoding site-specific tyrosine recombinase XerD: MNPRTLAETWLEHLAVERGLSENTLKNYRRDIERYVHWLEEAGTDDLAAVTAGDLEAYITDLRTGRHGARPLAASSAGRALVVARGLHRFGVAEGELDVDVAAEVSPPSPGRVLPDTLSIDEVSQLLEAVPVGEAATPVDLRDRALLEMLYGTGARISEVLGLTLDDVADHDGILRIQGKGGKQRIVPLGSKAAEALQGYLVRSRPVLATGGSHALFLNTRRNALSRQSAWQVLQTAAQRAGIEKSISPHTLRHSYATHLLAGGADVRTVQELLGHSSVTTTQIYTHVTADNLREVWQQAHPRA, encoded by the coding sequence GTGAACCCCCGCACACTGGCCGAAACCTGGCTTGAGCACTTGGCCGTCGAAAGGGGCTTAAGCGAGAACACCTTAAAAAACTACCGGCGCGACATCGAGCGCTACGTGCACTGGCTGGAGGAGGCCGGCACCGATGATTTGGCGGCGGTGACCGCCGGCGACCTGGAAGCCTATATCACTGATCTGCGCACCGGGCGGCATGGGGCGCGGCCTCTGGCGGCGTCCTCGGCCGGCCGGGCGCTGGTGGTCGCGCGCGGGCTGCACCGCTTCGGCGTGGCCGAAGGCGAGCTGGATGTCGATGTCGCGGCCGAAGTCTCCCCGCCGAGTCCGGGGCGCGTGCTGCCGGATACCTTGAGCATCGACGAGGTCTCCCAGCTGCTGGAGGCCGTGCCGGTGGGGGAGGCGGCCACCCCGGTGGACCTGCGCGACCGCGCGCTGCTCGAGATGCTCTACGGCACCGGGGCGCGCATCTCGGAGGTGCTCGGGCTCACACTCGATGACGTCGCGGATCACGACGGCATCTTGCGTATCCAGGGCAAAGGCGGTAAGCAGCGCATCGTGCCGCTGGGGTCGAAGGCCGCCGAGGCGTTGCAGGGCTATCTGGTGCGCTCGCGTCCGGTCTTGGCGACGGGCGGGAGCCACGCGCTTTTTCTCAACACCCGGCGCAATGCCTTGTCGCGGCAGAGCGCCTGGCAGGTGCTGCAGACGGCGGCGCAGCGCGCCGGCATTGAGAAGAGCATCTCCCCGCACACCCTGCGGCATAGCTATGCCACCCACCTTCTCGCCGGCGGGGCGGATGTGCGCACCGTGCAAGAGCTTTTGGGGCATTCCTCGGTGACGACCACCCAGATCTACACCCACGTCACCGCGGACAACCTGCGCGAGGTCTGGCAGCAGGCCCACCCGCGCGCGTGA
- the steA gene encoding putative cytokinetic ring protein SteA, protein MSLSTRLSSADLTEVNGRLRDCTPTGKGRRKLRAGDIAVIDAPDISRREAEFLIDHEPSAVLNIAQFSSGNVPNYGPLMLIDADIPLFEAAGPELREGFRDGAKKGAIDSDGTVHNGNRTIAQATPLGREDIEKNFESSQKALAGRMDSYFGDAARLLHSEGPLMIDGVGIPDVGDELAGRKVVVLSDGPDHAQELRDLRNFIQEYDPVLIGVGAAADTLVDTGYSPAFIVGDPAEVRDSTLRGGARVILPADPEGAAVGIDRIQELGVGATTFPTALGSPTELALLLAGHHDAQLVVIAGAPFNLDDVFANNDGATPETLLTRVKLGGRLVDATAIRDLYTVSGGAGMAWLWALLGILVAVAAVILIVGLGGEGSFADNLIDTWNSFALSVQSLFT, encoded by the coding sequence ATGAGCCTCTCGACCCGCCTGTCCTCAGCCGATCTCACGGAAGTTAACGGCCGCCTGCGCGACTGCACGCCCACTGGTAAGGGCCGACGCAAGCTGCGCGCCGGCGACATCGCGGTGATTGATGCGCCTGATATTAGCCGTCGGGAAGCGGAGTTCCTCATCGATCACGAGCCCTCCGCGGTGCTCAACATCGCGCAGTTCAGCTCGGGTAACGTGCCCAACTATGGGCCGCTGATGCTTATCGACGCCGACATCCCCCTCTTCGAGGCCGCCGGCCCCGAGCTGCGCGAGGGCTTCCGTGACGGCGCGAAGAAGGGTGCCATCGACTCCGACGGCACCGTGCACAACGGCAATCGCACGATCGCGCAGGCCACGCCCCTGGGGCGCGAGGATATCGAGAAGAACTTCGAGTCCTCGCAGAAGGCCCTGGCTGGGCGCATGGACTCCTACTTCGGCGACGCGGCGCGTTTGCTGCACTCGGAGGGCCCGCTGATGATCGACGGCGTGGGCATCCCGGACGTCGGCGATGAACTTGCCGGCCGCAAGGTGGTGGTCTTAAGCGACGGTCCCGATCATGCCCAGGAGCTGCGCGATCTGCGTAACTTCATCCAGGAATACGACCCGGTGCTCATCGGCGTCGGCGCGGCCGCGGACACGTTGGTCGATACCGGCTACTCGCCGGCGTTCATCGTCGGCGATCCGGCTGAGGTGCGCGATTCCACCCTGCGCGGGGGTGCCCGGGTGATCCTGCCCGCGGACCCCGAGGGCGCGGCCGTGGGCATTGATCGGATCCAGGAACTCGGCGTCGGCGCCACGACCTTCCCGACGGCGCTGGGCTCGCCGACCGAGCTCGCCCTGCTGCTCGCCGGGCATCACGACGCCCAGCTTGTGGTCATCGCCGGCGCGCCCTTCAATCTCGACGATGTCTTCGCCAACAACGACGGCGCCACCCCCGAGACCCTGCTCACTCGCGTCAAGCTCGGTGGACGCCTCGTCGATGCGACCGCCATCCGCGATCTGTACACCGTCTCCGGCGGTGCGGGCATGGCGTGGCTGTGGGCGTTGCTCGGCATCCTAGTCGCCGTCGCCGCGGTCATTCTCATCGTGGGCTTGGGCGGAGAAGGCTCTTTTGCCGATAACCTCATCGACACCTGGAACTCCTTCGCCCTGTCGGTTCAGTCCCTGTTTACTTAA
- a CDS encoding NUDIX domain-containing protein — protein sequence MTRGQHEFTVKGSKVLLDAPILAVRRDEVVMPGGHTADREVVEHFGAVAIAAVDDRGRIGLIRQYRHCVRQRLLELPAGLLDIDGEDELEAARRELAEEAGLAAENWSVLADLVTSPGFCEEACRVYLATGLSEVTGVDSYGDEEADLTFDWVDLADARRLILAGEITNSIAVAGIFAASEALQRGGTPRAADAPFELRPTSLPRRRREAGITPDMKKISR from the coding sequence GTGACCCGCGGCCAGCACGAGTTCACCGTGAAGGGTTCTAAGGTGCTTCTCGACGCCCCGATCCTCGCCGTACGCCGCGACGAAGTGGTGATGCCGGGCGGGCACACCGCCGATCGCGAGGTCGTCGAGCACTTCGGGGCGGTGGCGATCGCGGCTGTCGACGACCGCGGGCGCATCGGCCTGATCCGACAGTACCGGCACTGCGTGCGCCAGCGCCTGCTGGAACTTCCTGCCGGGCTTTTAGATATCGACGGCGAGGACGAGCTTGAGGCCGCCCGCCGGGAACTCGCCGAAGAGGCGGGCCTGGCGGCCGAAAACTGGTCGGTTCTTGCGGATCTGGTGACCTCGCCGGGGTTCTGCGAGGAGGCCTGCCGCGTCTACCTGGCGACCGGCTTAAGCGAGGTCACCGGCGTGGACAGCTACGGCGACGAGGAAGCCGATCTCACCTTCGACTGGGTGGATCTCGCGGATGCGCGCCGCCTGATCCTGGCTGGCGAGATCACCAACTCCATTGCCGTGGCCGGCATCTTCGCCGCCAGCGAGGCCCTCCAGCGCGGCGGTACGCCCCGCGCCGCCGACGCGCCCTTTGAGCTGCGGCCCACGTCGCTGCCGCGCCGGCGTCGGGAAGCTGGCATCACTCCGGACATGAAGAAGATTTCCCGGTGA
- a CDS encoding copper transporter has protein sequence MRSTQSGRGPILVAGVGLGVALGAALGMFVLAPNTPGFGPSADTAAHSEAPAGEPEGPDTVEEDSAAAANDAVAAVAPALVANSLNQRPVIILRAEPADPQVATEIGELSAQAGAIDAGAITLTEKFFDPAAAEELDNIVAETLPEVATSPGEMVANALLLDPDTAEPRVAPDKRAEILTSLREAGFIDYEDGTILPAQGIIVLTGGAADNTVAGAQSEFAFALDSGGAAVVVAGPFEDADDGALAAVRSGDTPVSTVDTANESWAQISTVLALAEQIGGGFGHYGVADNADATIPSPEPEGEAQ, from the coding sequence ATGCGTTCGACTCAGTCCGGACGAGGGCCCATCCTCGTCGCCGGAGTAGGCCTCGGCGTGGCCCTCGGGGCCGCGCTCGGCATGTTCGTCCTCGCCCCGAACACCCCGGGCTTCGGCCCCTCGGCAGATACTGCTGCCCACTCGGAGGCTCCCGCAGGCGAGCCGGAAGGCCCCGACACCGTCGAGGAAGACAGCGCCGCCGCGGCGAACGACGCCGTCGCCGCCGTGGCCCCGGCGCTCGTGGCCAACAGCCTCAACCAGCGCCCGGTGATCATCCTGCGCGCCGAGCCCGCCGATCCGCAGGTCGCCACCGAAATCGGCGAGCTGAGCGCCCAGGCCGGTGCCATCGACGCAGGCGCGATCACGCTCACCGAGAAGTTCTTCGACCCGGCCGCCGCCGAAGAGCTCGATAACATCGTCGCCGAGACGCTGCCGGAGGTAGCCACCAGCCCCGGTGAGATGGTCGCCAACGCGCTGCTGCTCGATCCGGACACCGCCGAGCCACGAGTGGCCCCTGACAAGCGCGCCGAGATCCTCACCTCCCTGCGCGAGGCCGGGTTCATCGACTACGAGGACGGCACCATCCTGCCCGCCCAGGGCATCATCGTTCTCACCGGCGGGGCCGCGGATAACACCGTCGCCGGCGCGCAGAGCGAGTTCGCCTTCGCCTTAGACTCCGGCGGCGCGGCCGTGGTGGTCGCCGGCCCCTTCGAGGACGCGGACGACGGTGCGCTCGCCGCCGTGCGCTCCGGTGATACGCCCGTGTCCACCGTCGATACCGCCAACGAGTCCTGGGCCCAGATCTCTACCGTCTTAGCGCTCGCCGAGCAGATCGGCGGCGGCTTCGGCCACTACGGCGTGGCCGATAACGCCGACGCCACCATCCCCAGCCCCGAGCCAGAAGGAGAAGCGCAGTGA